A stretch of the Rhizomicrobium sp. genome encodes the following:
- a CDS encoding ethanolamine ammonia-lyase subunit EutB produces the protein MLRLVVRRSLQALAWGVPYVQTLGATRYVFDDLKTLLARASPDRSGDRLAGVAAATGEERVAARMALADLPLAEFLKQDLVPYETDEVTRLIQDSHDATAFAPAAALTVGEFRDVLLAHETTDAVLAALAPGLTPEMAAAVSKLMRNQDLIAVARKVSVVTRFNNTIGLPGRLSVRLQPNHPTDDAKGIAAAIVDGLLYGSGDAVIGINPATDNVATVGNLLAMIDEIRRRWDIPTQSCVLAHVTTTLKAMEAGAPVDLVFQSIGGSEAANRSFGIDLALLAEAREAALALKRGSVGDNVMYFETGQGAALSAGAHHGVDQQTMEARAYAVARAFEPLLVNSVVGFIGPEYLFDGKQITRAGLEDHFCGKLLGLPMGVDVCYTNHADADQDDMDNLLTLLGVAGCTYVMGVPGADDVMLSYQSTSFHDALYVRAALGLRPAPEFEAWLLRMGIQDGSGRIAPTPAGGEARRLLDFAKGA, from the coding sequence ATGCTCAGGCTCGTTGTGCGGCGCAGCCTCCAGGCATTAGCGTGGGGCGTGCCTTATGTGCAAACCCTGGGTGCGACGCGCTACGTCTTCGATGATCTGAAGACGCTGCTGGCGCGCGCCTCGCCGGACCGTTCGGGCGACCGGCTGGCGGGGGTGGCGGCGGCAACGGGCGAGGAGCGGGTCGCGGCGCGCATGGCGCTGGCCGATCTGCCGCTGGCGGAATTCCTGAAACAGGACCTGGTGCCGTACGAGACCGACGAGGTGACGCGGCTGATCCAGGACAGCCATGACGCAACGGCCTTCGCGCCGGCCGCGGCGCTGACGGTGGGGGAATTCCGCGACGTTCTTCTGGCGCATGAGACGACGGACGCGGTGCTGGCGGCGCTGGCGCCCGGCCTGACGCCGGAGATGGCGGCGGCGGTGTCCAAGCTGATGCGCAACCAGGACCTGATCGCGGTGGCGCGGAAGGTCTCGGTTGTCACGCGGTTCAACAACACGATCGGGCTGCCGGGACGCCTGTCGGTGCGGTTGCAGCCGAACCATCCGACCGACGACGCCAAGGGCATCGCGGCGGCGATCGTTGACGGGCTGCTCTATGGTAGCGGCGACGCGGTGATCGGGATCAATCCGGCGACCGACAATGTCGCGACGGTCGGCAACCTGCTGGCGATGATCGACGAGATCCGGCGGCGCTGGGATATCCCGACGCAATCCTGCGTGCTGGCGCATGTCACGACGACCTTGAAAGCCATGGAGGCAGGCGCGCCGGTCGACCTGGTTTTCCAGTCCATCGGCGGCAGCGAGGCGGCGAACAGGAGCTTCGGAATCGATCTGGCGCTGCTGGCGGAGGCGCGCGAAGCGGCGCTGGCGCTCAAGCGCGGCAGCGTCGGCGACAACGTGATGTATTTCGAGACCGGCCAGGGCGCGGCGCTGTCGGCGGGCGCGCATCACGGCGTCGACCAGCAGACCATGGAGGCGCGCGCCTATGCGGTGGCGCGGGCGTTCGAGCCGCTGCTGGTCAACAGCGTGGTGGGGTTCATCGGGCCGGAATATCTGTTCGACGGCAAGCAGATCACGCGCGCCGGCCTGGAGGATCACTTCTGCGGCAAGCTGCTCGGCCTGCCGATGGGGGTCGACGTCTGCTACACCAACCATGCCGATGCCGACCAGGACGACATGGACAATCTGCTCACCCTGCTGGGCGTGGCGGGCTGCACCTATGTGATGGGCGTCCCGGGGGCCGACGACGTGATGCTGTCCTACCAGAGCACCTCGTTCCACGACGCGCTCTATGTGCGCGCGGCGCTGGGGCTGCGGCCGGCGCCGGAATTCGAGGCCTGGCTGCTGCGGATGGGAATCCAGGATGGGAGCGGCCGCATTGCGCCCACCCCGGCCGGCGGCGAGGCGCGGCGCCTGCTCGACTTCGCGAAGGGCGCATGA